From one Verrucomicrobiota bacterium genomic stretch:
- a CDS encoding iron-sulfur cluster assembly accessory protein produces the protein MNTTLPEGVRLGNERLVKLTDTAAEKVNELITRDSNNSMLRVKISGGGCNGLSYKLKFVDSFKRGDIMVESSGAQVVVDSKSALYLRGTVLNYSNALVAGGFKFENPNAKSSCSCGESFSV, from the coding sequence ATGAATACCACTCTTCCAGAAGGCGTACGCCTGGGTAATGAAAGACTTGTCAAACTTACCGACACTGCAGCTGAAAAAGTCAACGAACTGATTACCAGAGATTCCAACAACAGCATGCTGCGTGTTAAGATCTCTGGCGGCGGCTGTAATGGACTCAGCTACAAGTTGAAATTTGTCGATTCTTTCAAGCGAGGAGATATAATGGTCGAATCTTCAGGAGCTCAGGTGGTGGTCGATTCAAAAAGCGCCCTTTATCTTCGGGGAACGGTTCTTAATTATTCGAACGCTTTGGTAGCTGGAGGCTTTAAGTTCGAAAATCCGAATGCGAAATCCAGCTGCTCTTGTGGCGAAAGTTTTAGTGTTTGA
- the infC gene encoding translation initiation factor IF-3 has product MPRKGSRPKRNYVPKIRKNDKIRSREIRVIGPDSKQIGIMTPAEALIIAKKVGLDLVEISPSARPPVCRILDFGKFQYELSKKEKESKTKKTSSGKVKEIKFRVRIEEHDFMFKIKHAEEFLGKGNKVKLSLMFRGREMEHKDLGFAAINRAVTELKHMGHQDSEARLSGRMISTMLSPLPEKDRVYKFNKIEEAKEEEA; this is encoded by the coding sequence ATGCCAAGAAAAGGCTCTCGTCCAAAAAGGAACTATGTTCCTAAAATTCGTAAGAATGATAAAATTCGATCCCGAGAAATTCGGGTAATCGGTCCCGATTCCAAACAAATCGGTATCATGACTCCTGCTGAAGCACTAATAATTGCGAAGAAAGTAGGCTTGGATCTGGTAGAGATTTCTCCCTCCGCGCGTCCTCCCGTCTGCCGTATCCTCGACTTTGGAAAATTTCAATACGAGTTATCCAAGAAGGAGAAGGAGAGTAAGACAAAGAAAACCTCTTCGGGTAAGGTTAAGGAAATAAAATTCCGCGTTCGTATTGAAGAGCATGACTTTATGTTCAAGATCAAGCATGCCGAGGAATTTCTCGGAAAAGGGAACAAGGTAAAATTATCCCTTATGTTCCGTGGTCGGGAAATGGAGCATAAAGACCTCGGTTTTGCAGCGATCAATCGTGCTGTGACCGAGTTAAAGCATATGGGGCATCAAGATTCCGAGGCACGACTGTCAGGACGAATGATCAGCACAATGCTTTCGCCGTTACCTGAAAAGGATCGAGTATATAAGTTCAACAAAATTGAGGAAGCCAAAGAGGAGGAGGCATAG
- a CDS encoding N-acetylmuramoyl-L-alanine amidase, producing MDTTFRHLVSRRDWLLGLSGCASFSLSSFGDPPPTRPDFTLYNTPYVDLAKVAGALGMKYQLSNDLKDGVFSSQWTKVRFKQDSRLLLLNNYKIYLGYAVALHQGRLFLSTHDFDKAIKPLLTPQVFTDVPSLKTIVIDLGHGGKNPGCINNALGMIEKDMTLDLSKRLQQLLESRGYRVYLTRTTDQTVENGNRPLFASKMKADLFVCLHFNAVESRSVHGIETYTFTPKNQPSTARSRLVDEDRKAFPANRDDPWSTLSGFYVQRQMIKTLGGVDRGLKKARFSMMIDLQCPGFLVEGGFFSNFEEAKKIKTVSYRTRLAEAVMQGITTYHKTLSRISNPGA from the coding sequence ATGGATACAACGTTTAGGCATTTGGTAAGTAGGCGAGATTGGCTACTGGGCCTGTCAGGGTGTGCATCTTTTTCTTTGAGCTCGTTTGGAGATCCGCCACCAACCAGGCCCGATTTCACTTTATACAATACTCCTTATGTTGACTTGGCTAAAGTCGCCGGTGCGTTGGGTATGAAATATCAGCTCTCAAATGACCTGAAGGATGGAGTATTTTCCAGTCAATGGACTAAAGTTCGGTTTAAACAGGACAGTCGCTTATTGTTGCTCAATAATTACAAAATCTACCTGGGCTACGCGGTAGCCCTACACCAGGGTAGATTGTTTCTATCCACCCATGATTTCGATAAGGCCATAAAACCCTTACTCACACCGCAGGTGTTTACCGATGTCCCGAGCCTAAAAACCATTGTCATCGATCTAGGGCATGGGGGAAAAAATCCTGGTTGCATAAACAATGCCCTTGGGATGATCGAGAAGGATATGACCCTTGATCTTTCAAAACGTCTTCAACAGCTGCTCGAGTCTCGAGGTTACCGTGTATATCTCACCCGGACAACCGATCAGACGGTTGAAAATGGGAATCGGCCACTTTTCGCCAGCAAAATGAAGGCCGATCTTTTTGTCTGTTTGCACTTCAACGCAGTTGAGTCGAGATCAGTACATGGAATTGAGACTTATACCTTCACTCCTAAAAATCAGCCTTCCACGGCTCGCAGCCGATTGGTGGACGAGGACCGAAAAGCTTTTCCAGCAAATAGGGACGATCCTTGGAGCACGTTGTCAGGTTTTTATGTTCAGAGGCAAATGATCAAAACCCTGGGCGGTGTTGACCGTGGGCTTAAAAAGGCCCGGTTTTCTATGATGATCGATTTACAATGCCCTGGATTTTTAGTCGAAGGGGGATTTTTCAGTAACTTCGAAGAGGCTAAAAAGATAAAAACGGTAAGCTATCGCACTCGATTGGCCGAAGCTGTTATGCAAGGAATTACTACCTATCATAAAACGCTATCACGGATTTCAAATCCTGGTGCCTGA
- the crcB gene encoding fluoride efflux transporter CrcB yields MSLIGLFWIGLGGAIGSILRALFAISIKSDFPWATLLANVSGCLIIGLVIGHESITADWAEHSRGFVVIGFCGGFTTFSTFSLQTFKQLEGGNFLGAFSNILLSFVVCLLAVWAGIKLAKLIFHSV; encoded by the coding sequence ATGAGCCTTATCGGACTATTCTGGATTGGTTTGGGAGGTGCCATAGGGTCGATTCTACGCGCTTTGTTTGCCATAAGTATCAAGTCCGATTTCCCTTGGGCTACATTGTTAGCGAATGTCTCTGGCTGCCTAATCATCGGCCTGGTCATCGGTCATGAATCAATAACTGCCGATTGGGCTGAACATTCACGCGGTTTTGTGGTGATTGGTTTTTGCGGCGGATTCACAACCTTCTCCACATTTAGTCTCCAAACTTTCAAGCAACTGGAGGGAGGAAATTTCTTGGGAGCCTTCTCCAATATCCTTCTTTCATTCGTGGTGTGCTTGTTGGCTGTTTGGGCAGGAATCAAACTCGCAAAATTAATCTTTCATAGTGTATGA
- a CDS encoding TIGR03790 family protein codes for MKAVRMILTACCFWWLQGAAIDPKNVVILVNHSDHESIELGYYYALKRDVPIENIVHLDLPPDENISWDVYLEKLYNPLMTWLLEANWMDGFGSKRKDAVGRQIALIESHKIEALVICIGVPLRIQNDPDRLPAKDAYPKEKLQFYTNRSSVDSELALLPFPKAAIDGFYANPIFSRTEPRNLFDLKPLVIGRLDGPSYESATALIDNAILAESEGIAGRAYVDIKGPHEAGDKWLEDTVDKFNANGYDVEANREEERFNLVDRFDEPLFYFGWYSSAIDGPFTHYDFKFPVGAIALHIHSYSASTIRTGSKYWLGPFVARGVTATFGNTSEPYLGLTHQPHLIMDALFKGMSTGEAALYSIAGLSWMGVFIGDPLYQPPLGLKMSPKNEYDILRTANKARKAGDKSAYKAVLFQHAESQHFSTGLWLYEYYLELDDREKAYDFLSSINQPSSDETRNWGILLDIAEGFFELGHPKKAEALFENLLKRTQSKRQLKLQLLKRGVQSAEKYQQAEMLSSWNKELEMLTKPAEDSAKQKNN; via the coding sequence ATGAAGGCGGTTCGTATGATTCTGACAGCCTGCTGCTTCTGGTGGTTACAGGGGGCAGCGATTGATCCGAAAAACGTGGTGATTTTGGTGAATCATTCCGACCATGAATCAATAGAGTTAGGTTACTATTATGCTCTCAAGCGGGATGTGCCTATTGAGAATATCGTTCACCTGGATTTACCACCCGATGAGAATATTTCCTGGGATGTATATTTAGAAAAACTATATAATCCATTGATGACCTGGCTGCTGGAGGCCAATTGGATGGACGGTTTCGGATCTAAACGAAAAGACGCGGTGGGCCGTCAAATCGCCTTAATTGAATCGCATAAAATTGAGGCATTGGTGATTTGCATAGGCGTGCCCCTCAGGATTCAAAATGATCCGGACCGGCTCCCCGCCAAAGACGCATATCCCAAAGAGAAACTTCAATTTTATACCAACCGGTCCTCCGTCGATTCTGAATTAGCACTGTTGCCATTTCCAAAAGCTGCTATCGATGGCTTTTACGCCAATCCGATTTTTAGCCGTACTGAACCCAGAAATTTATTCGATCTAAAACCTTTGGTTATTGGTCGTTTGGATGGGCCATCCTACGAATCAGCCACTGCCTTGATCGATAATGCAATCTTGGCTGAGAGCGAGGGAATCGCTGGGAGAGCCTACGTAGATATCAAAGGACCACATGAGGCGGGAGATAAATGGTTGGAAGACACGGTTGATAAATTTAACGCAAACGGTTACGATGTTGAAGCAAACCGGGAAGAAGAACGGTTCAACCTGGTAGATCGATTTGACGAACCTCTATTCTACTTTGGATGGTATTCAAGCGCGATTGATGGGCCGTTCACGCATTATGATTTCAAATTCCCTGTTGGTGCTATCGCGCTGCATATCCATAGCTATTCTGCTTCGACCATAAGGACGGGAAGCAAATACTGGTTGGGTCCGTTTGTGGCTCGAGGAGTTACTGCAACTTTTGGCAATACCTCGGAACCATATTTAGGACTGACCCACCAGCCTCACCTAATTATGGATGCATTGTTTAAAGGGATGTCCACCGGTGAAGCTGCGTTATATTCTATCGCCGGTCTTAGTTGGATGGGTGTGTTTATAGGAGACCCCCTTTACCAACCTCCCTTAGGTCTTAAAATGTCGCCCAAAAATGAATACGATATTCTAAGAACAGCGAATAAAGCCCGTAAAGCCGGAGACAAGTCCGCTTATAAGGCGGTTCTTTTCCAGCATGCAGAATCGCAACACTTCTCGACTGGTTTGTGGTTGTATGAATACTACCTCGAATTGGATGATCGTGAAAAGGCCTACGATTTTCTAAGTTCAATAAATCAACCTTCCTCTGACGAAACTCGAAATTGGGGCATCCTGCTTGATATCGCAGAAGGCTTTTTTGAACTTGGACACCCGAAGAAAGCGGAAGCCTTGTTCGAAAACTTACTGAAGCGAACCCAATCGAAGCGGCAGCTTAAATTGCAGTTACTCAAACGAGGCGTGCAGTCCGCTGAAAAGTATCAGCAAGCTGAGATGCTCTCGAGCTGGAACAAGGAGTTGGAAATGCTTACCAAACCTGCGGAAGACTCCGCCAAGCAAAAGAATAACTAA
- a CDS encoding ATP-dependent Clp protease proteolytic subunit: MSEEQESKSPTPLTEIVQKKFLEERKLFLWTDVNEKSAREVTEKLLFLEWSDPGKEITFYINTPGGSITAGMAIYDTMKLITSPVKVVVTALAASMGSILLCGAPKGSRLLYPHARVLIHQPLIQGRFQGPAVDINIQAQEMERTREELNKILAEASGQSLEKITEDTDRDFYMNAQEAIAYGLADAIVEGV; encoded by the coding sequence ATGTCTGAAGAACAAGAATCAAAAAGTCCGACTCCATTAACGGAGATTGTGCAAAAGAAATTTTTAGAAGAGCGAAAGCTATTCCTATGGACCGACGTAAACGAAAAGTCCGCAAGGGAGGTAACCGAGAAATTACTTTTTCTTGAGTGGAGTGACCCGGGCAAGGAGATAACATTCTATATCAACACTCCTGGTGGCAGCATCACTGCGGGCATGGCGATCTATGACACAATGAAGTTGATAACTTCACCGGTTAAAGTGGTCGTAACAGCATTGGCTGCGAGTATGGGCTCCATTCTTCTTTGCGGTGCTCCCAAAGGCAGTCGCTTACTTTATCCTCATGCACGGGTTCTAATTCACCAACCCCTAATTCAGGGACGCTTTCAAGGACCAGCCGTTGACATCAACATTCAGGCTCAGGAAATGGAACGTACCCGAGAAGAGCTGAACAAGATTTTGGCAGAAGCTTCCGGACAAAGTCTTGAGAAAATAACTGAGGACACAGACCGAGATTTCTATATGAATGCTCAAGAGGCCATCGCCTACGGTCTTGCAGATGCAATCGTAGAAGGCGTTTAG
- the sufT gene encoding putative Fe-S cluster assembly protein SufT: MAEQIVINRDVEARVIPEGNLLTIPSGTSVTITQQLGGTFTVVSQFGMSRIAGADADALGLDIPNEAQENPEKIVEAAVLQENSIWEQLKTVYDPEIPVNIVDLGLVYSCDSIEQSNGTHHVDVKMTLTAPGCGMGPVIADDARSKIMSLPGVAEANVDIVWDPPWNQDMITEEGRMILGLV, translated from the coding sequence ATGGCTGAACAAATCGTAATTAATCGCGACGTAGAAGCACGGGTTATTCCTGAAGGAAATCTACTAACCATACCTTCAGGTACTTCGGTTACGATAACCCAACAATTAGGTGGTACCTTTACGGTAGTTTCTCAATTTGGCATGAGTCGTATTGCAGGAGCCGACGCAGATGCGCTCGGACTTGATATTCCTAACGAAGCTCAGGAAAATCCTGAAAAAATTGTGGAGGCCGCAGTTTTGCAGGAAAACTCCATTTGGGAACAATTGAAAACCGTCTATGATCCGGAGATACCTGTAAATATTGTAGATCTTGGGCTGGTTTATTCCTGCGATTCAATAGAGCAGAGTAATGGAACTCACCACGTCGATGTAAAGATGACCCTTACAGCTCCAGGCTGTGGAATGGGGCCTGTCATCGCAGACGACGCACGCAGCAAGATCATGTCTCTACCAGGCGTGGCAGAAGCAAATGTGGATATCGTTTGGGATCCGCCCTGGAATCAGGACATGATTACCGAAGAAGGAAGGATGATTCTGGGCCTGGTCTAA
- the sufD gene encoding Fe-S cluster assembly protein SufD produces MQSIVTVNSETEFLSEAVFEHFLARHTELPGWLVKQKEKSWAEYLALPAPSKNMESWRFANVKGLGVEGFRLAPSLESSETHSLIEASKRIGSTAGKLVFGNDDLVDEVALSAELSEKGVVFEPLERAFSKHSEILEEFFMAQESALGSEKFTALHTALNRNGTLLFVPENVEVALPFVSYHWAKGKESAVFPHTLVIAKDNSKVTFVDVYGSDDKDAAQLACGVSTLYAGPGANVEYHYVQNWNESSLSFNRLTTITQRDANIRAFGINIGSKHARSEGHTIIDGAGSNAELFSMTVAHDSQEMDQRTLQSHNAPNSRSNLLFKNALQDKSKTIFSGLIKVAEEAQQTDAYQTNRNLLLNSSAEANSLPGLEILANDVKCSHGATTGQIDGEQLFYLLARGVSKSTAEKLLVFGFFEEILEQIKNEELADYHRQLVQQKFGNA; encoded by the coding sequence ATGCAATCCATCGTTACAGTGAATAGTGAAACTGAATTTTTATCGGAGGCGGTATTCGAACACTTCCTTGCGAGACACACCGAGTTGCCTGGTTGGCTCGTGAAACAAAAAGAAAAAAGCTGGGCAGAATACTTAGCCCTGCCAGCGCCAAGTAAAAATATGGAGAGCTGGCGCTTCGCCAACGTTAAGGGCTTAGGAGTTGAAGGATTTCGACTCGCACCTTCCCTGGAATCAAGTGAAACCCATTCACTAATCGAGGCATCCAAACGTATTGGAAGCACGGCGGGGAAACTGGTATTCGGAAATGACGACCTGGTTGACGAGGTGGCACTTTCGGCAGAGTTAAGCGAAAAGGGGGTCGTATTCGAACCGCTGGAACGAGCCTTCTCAAAGCACTCAGAAATCCTTGAAGAATTCTTCATGGCGCAAGAGTCCGCCTTGGGCTCTGAGAAGTTCACAGCTTTGCACACCGCGTTGAATCGGAACGGCACGTTGTTGTTTGTTCCTGAGAATGTTGAAGTCGCACTCCCTTTCGTAAGTTACCATTGGGCAAAAGGCAAAGAGTCCGCGGTCTTTCCCCATACACTGGTTATCGCTAAAGATAATAGTAAGGTAACCTTTGTCGATGTATACGGATCAGACGACAAAGACGCTGCACAACTAGCCTGCGGAGTCAGCACCTTGTATGCGGGTCCTGGTGCAAATGTGGAATATCACTACGTGCAAAACTGGAATGAGTCATCGCTGTCTTTCAACCGACTCACCACGATTACTCAGCGCGATGCGAACATTCGTGCCTTTGGAATAAACATTGGTAGTAAACACGCACGCAGTGAAGGACACACCATCATAGACGGTGCTGGAAGCAATGCAGAACTCTTCTCGATGACCGTTGCACACGATAGTCAGGAAATGGACCAGAGAACGCTGCAGTCACACAATGCACCCAACTCAAGGTCAAATTTACTCTTTAAAAACGCGCTCCAGGATAAATCTAAAACCATCTTTTCTGGTTTAATCAAAGTCGCTGAAGAAGCGCAGCAAACCGATGCGTACCAAACCAACCGCAATCTCCTGCTAAATTCATCCGCGGAAGCTAATTCACTACCTGGGCTTGAGATTCTTGCCAACGATGTGAAGTGTAGTCACGGAGCAACCACCGGGCAAATTGACGGAGAACAACTATTCTATCTGCTCGCCCGTGGCGTAAGTAAATCTACGGCTGAAAAGCTGTTGGTGTTTGGATTCTTCGAAGAGATTCTTGAACAGATAAAGAATGAGGAATTGGCCGACTATCACCGCCAACTCGTTCAACAGAAATTTGGAAACGCTTAG
- the sufB gene encoding Fe-S cluster assembly protein SufB, with product MSTKAAIDIDREKGNFSYDTTYDYDAGIGLSKDTVNYITDVKGEDDWVREFRLKALDIFYSKPLPTHWATKDLENIDFDKFRYYLSKGQQPSRTWDDVPDDIKETFERLGIPQQERAFLAGVEAQFDSEAAYSRMKDELSKEGVIFVGSTEGLKKHPEIFRKYFGKVIPTGDNKFSALNSAVFSGGSFIYIPPGVKVKQPLQAYFRINAENFGQFERTLIIADEGAEVTYMEGCTAPKFETTTLHSAVVELVALKGAKIQYITVQNWSSNVFNLVTKRGLAEEDAEIKWIDCNIGSRLTMKYPGVILKGRGARGEVLSIALAGDGQHQDTGAKMIHAADDTTSNIIAKSISVGQGRSTYRGQVHIPKHLKGCRNNTECDALLINTNSRTDTYPAITVRGDNNSVQHEASVSKVNAEQIFYLMQRGLNEGEAMSLAVNGFINDLVKQFPMEYSVELKRLIDMEMEGSVG from the coding sequence ATGAGCACAAAAGCCGCAATAGATATTGATAGAGAAAAAGGAAATTTCAGCTACGATACTACCTACGACTACGACGCTGGCATCGGCTTGAGCAAGGATACCGTCAACTACATCACCGACGTAAAAGGTGAAGACGATTGGGTCCGCGAATTTCGCTTGAAAGCCCTGGATATTTTTTACTCCAAGCCTTTACCCACTCACTGGGCAACCAAAGACCTTGAGAATATCGACTTTGATAAATTCCGTTATTATTTATCCAAAGGACAACAACCGAGCCGCACCTGGGACGATGTACCAGACGATATAAAGGAAACCTTCGAACGTCTCGGTATTCCCCAGCAAGAACGTGCATTCCTCGCTGGGGTTGAAGCGCAGTTCGATAGTGAAGCGGCGTATTCCAGAATGAAGGACGAACTTTCCAAGGAAGGGGTCATCTTTGTCGGATCAACTGAAGGTTTGAAAAAACATCCGGAGATTTTCCGTAAGTACTTTGGAAAAGTAATTCCTACCGGAGACAATAAATTCAGTGCATTGAACAGCGCCGTATTTTCCGGCGGAAGCTTCATCTACATTCCGCCCGGTGTGAAAGTTAAACAACCACTCCAGGCCTACTTTCGCATCAACGCTGAAAACTTCGGCCAGTTTGAACGGACGCTGATCATTGCTGATGAAGGAGCTGAGGTGACTTACATGGAAGGTTGTACCGCTCCAAAATTTGAGACGACAACACTTCACTCGGCTGTAGTAGAGCTTGTTGCTCTGAAAGGTGCCAAAATTCAGTACATCACTGTTCAGAATTGGAGCTCCAACGTATTTAACCTCGTTACCAAACGCGGATTGGCTGAAGAAGACGCTGAGATCAAATGGATCGATTGCAATATTGGTTCGCGCCTAACGATGAAGTATCCCGGAGTAATCCTCAAAGGTCGAGGAGCTCGCGGGGAAGTACTTTCCATAGCCCTCGCGGGAGACGGTCAGCACCAGGATACCGGGGCCAAAATGATTCACGCCGCTGACGATACAACCAGCAACATCATAGCAAAAAGCATTTCTGTTGGGCAGGGTCGGTCTACCTACCGCGGGCAAGTCCACATTCCCAAGCACCTGAAAGGCTGCCGCAATAACACCGAATGTGACGCGCTGTTAATAAACACCAACAGCCGCACCGATACCTATCCCGCAATTACAGTCCGAGGGGATAACAATTCGGTTCAACACGAGGCGAGTGTCTCCAAGGTGAACGCGGAACAAATTTTCTATTTAATGCAACGTGGCCTCAACGAAGGAGAAGCCATGAGTCTTGCTGTTAATGGATTCATCAACGATCTAGTGAAACAATTCCCTATGGAGTACAGTGTGGAACTGAAGCGACTCATCGATATGGAGATGGAAGGGTCGGTAGGTTAA